A window of Rhodococcus sp. SGAir0479 contains these coding sequences:
- a CDS encoding nuclear transport factor 2 family protein, giving the protein MPSRSEICAVLESYVEHLSNHDVDKLVGLFAEGAVQHEPLGVQTFRGLDEIRAFDEKNAAVDFTVSRYSPIVVSGRYAAMQVRVQREGMSAFLASDLFEFDDSGKIVALSVVIDPEARV; this is encoded by the coding sequence GTGCCCAGCCGAAGTGAGATATGCGCAGTGCTCGAGTCGTACGTCGAGCACCTGAGCAACCACGACGTCGACAAGCTCGTCGGCCTGTTCGCGGAGGGCGCGGTCCAGCACGAACCGCTCGGCGTACAGACCTTCCGGGGACTCGACGAGATCCGCGCGTTCGACGAGAAGAATGCGGCGGTGGACTTCACGGTGAGCAGGTACTCGCCGATTGTCGTTTCCGGCCGGTACGCCGCGATGCAGGTTCGGGTTCAGCGAGAAGGCATGTCCGCGTTCCTTGCCAGCGACCTGTTCGAGTTCGACGACAGCGGAAAGATTGTCGCGCTCAGTGTCGTGATCGACCCGGAGGCACGGGTATGA
- a CDS encoding SDR family oxidoreductase, with protein sequence MTITGGSTTAMPALLDGKVVVVSGVGTGLGRSVAVRGALAGAKVVLAARTEARLTEVAGEIRDLGGTAISVPTDLTDDASVTNLVESALAEFGTVDTVVHNAFVQPPHERLLDAEFDTVRQGLDINLLSALNLTRKLSPALERAQGSVVMINSMVLRNQLPNFGAYRVQKSGLLALARSLSVELGPMGVRVNSVAPGYIWADRVKRMVEKQAQQRGVEPSVVYAEIAAGTDLRRLPEPDDIANAVVFLASDLARAITGQCLDVNCGHAHH encoded by the coding sequence ATGACGATCACCGGTGGAAGTACGACCGCGATGCCGGCACTCCTCGACGGCAAGGTCGTCGTTGTATCGGGTGTCGGCACGGGTCTGGGTAGATCCGTCGCTGTTCGCGGGGCACTCGCCGGCGCCAAGGTCGTCCTGGCGGCACGGACCGAGGCCCGGCTGACCGAAGTCGCCGGCGAGATCCGGGACTTGGGGGGCACGGCCATCTCGGTTCCGACCGACCTCACCGACGACGCATCGGTGACAAACCTCGTCGAGTCCGCCCTCGCCGAATTCGGCACCGTCGATACCGTGGTGCACAACGCGTTCGTCCAGCCGCCACACGAGCGACTGCTCGACGCCGAATTCGATACTGTGCGGCAGGGTTTGGACATCAACCTGCTGTCGGCGCTGAACCTGACCCGCAAGCTGTCACCCGCACTGGAGCGAGCCCAAGGTTCGGTCGTGATGATCAACTCGATGGTACTTCGGAACCAGTTGCCGAACTTCGGTGCATACCGGGTACAGAAGTCCGGGTTGCTCGCCCTGGCCCGCAGTCTCTCGGTCGAGTTGGGACCGATGGGCGTGCGAGTGAACTCCGTCGCCCCGGGTTACATCTGGGCTGACCGGGTGAAGCGGATGGTCGAGAAGCAAGCTCAGCAGCGTGGCGTCGAACCCTCCGTGGTGTACGCGGAGATCGCCGCGGGCACGGACCTGCGTCGGCTGCCCGAACCCGACGACATCGCGAACGCGGTGGTGTTCCTCGCCTCGGACCTGGCCCGCGCGATCACCGGGCAGTGCCTTGATGTCAACTGCGGCCACGCCCATCACTGA
- a CDS encoding sulfotransferase family protein: MTQDYDGIGSIEDLHAEARQVAGHDDFGSDEYLEGLRVLLDSFEREADLTPRGKVIARKMIVGALAGRLASETGFARYPEHVDVPIERPIFMCGLTRTGTTALHRLLSADPMHQGVEMWLAEAPQPRPARETWPANADFQRSDALYRARQANEADFMKVHFMGAEEVEECWRLLQQTLLSTSFETVAYVPSYTKWLAQQDWTGTYARHKKNLQLIGMNDRDRRWVLKSPSHVFAIDEIMKVYPDALIVRTFRDPRTSMASTFSLVEQGGHDMSRAFDREAIGRTQLELWARGNANFHAARERYNPEQFIDVDYRDFVADPIGTVEKIYAQFAMPFSDEARRAVTAAHEASLADHRRPSHKYSLEDFGVTAAEVDAEFALP, translated from the coding sequence ATGACCCAGGATTACGACGGAATCGGCTCCATCGAGGACCTGCACGCAGAAGCTCGGCAGGTTGCCGGGCACGACGATTTCGGCAGCGACGAGTACCTCGAGGGTCTGCGGGTCCTGCTGGATTCGTTCGAACGCGAAGCCGATCTGACGCCGCGCGGGAAGGTCATCGCGCGCAAGATGATCGTCGGCGCCCTCGCCGGCCGGCTGGCCAGTGAGACCGGCTTCGCCAGGTACCCCGAGCACGTCGACGTTCCGATCGAGCGCCCGATCTTCATGTGCGGGTTGACCCGCACCGGCACCACCGCGCTGCACCGGCTGCTCAGCGCCGACCCGATGCATCAGGGCGTCGAGATGTGGCTGGCCGAGGCCCCGCAGCCGCGGCCGGCCCGCGAGACCTGGCCGGCAAACGCGGATTTCCAGCGCTCCGATGCTCTGTACCGCGCCCGGCAGGCGAACGAGGCAGACTTCATGAAGGTCCACTTCATGGGCGCCGAGGAGGTGGAGGAGTGCTGGCGGCTGCTCCAGCAGACGCTCCTGTCCACCTCGTTCGAGACCGTGGCGTACGTGCCGTCGTACACGAAGTGGCTGGCACAGCAGGACTGGACCGGCACCTACGCGCGGCACAAGAAGAATCTGCAGCTGATCGGCATGAACGATCGTGACCGCCGCTGGGTGCTCAAGAGTCCCAGCCACGTCTTCGCGATCGACGAGATCATGAAGGTCTACCCGGATGCGTTGATCGTTCGCACCTTCCGCGACCCGAGGACGTCCATGGCGTCCACATTCAGTCTCGTCGAGCAGGGTGGGCACGACATGTCGCGGGCCTTCGACCGCGAGGCCATCGGACGGACCCAGCTGGAGTTGTGGGCGCGGGGCAACGCGAACTTCCACGCGGCTCGGGAGCGCTACAACCCGGAGCAGTTCATAGACGTCGATTACCGCGACTTCGTGGCCGATCCGATCGGCACGGTCGAGAAGATCTACGCGCAGTTCGCCATGCCGTTCTCCGACGAGGCGCGCCGGGCCGTCACCGCCGCCCACGAGGCGAGCCTCGCCGACCACCGGCGGCCGTCGCACAAGTATTCGCTCGAGGATTTCGGCGTCACCGCCGCCGAGGTCGACGCCGAGTTCGCCCTTCCCTGA
- a CDS encoding DUF1214 domain-containing protein, whose amino-acid sequence MNATWEKFCNDLLDVGQILSDPIVPQDPLTQAEGVRYLSRLLRYSTINCVEYTDPRWPQFTSAPNPNMMTKIGADNPDNIYMRANISGKYTYRISGTRGTIPLITFGSRVNRYHIDGTMLQTGDLHIHDLEIDQHGRFEFIASTEKPADGTAWLPMAPDSNLISVRQTYADRRNEVPGELSIECLNPDGEFVPLTEEELGQRFDRAIGMLKGSAATFLEWSREFMPQANEIFDRGQEQFQKAGGDPTIFYFHGYWKLAEDEAWVIETEIPNCEYYNFVLQNFWVESLDYHRANIYINNHTAKLNDDGTLTIVVAAKDPGYGNWISTDGHTEGTWAMRWIKADSHPIPTAKVVKI is encoded by the coding sequence ATGAACGCCACTTGGGAGAAGTTCTGCAACGACCTGCTCGACGTCGGGCAGATCCTGTCGGACCCCATCGTTCCGCAGGATCCGCTGACGCAGGCCGAGGGGGTGCGCTACCTCTCACGTCTGCTGCGCTACTCGACCATCAACTGCGTCGAGTACACCGATCCGCGCTGGCCTCAGTTCACCTCGGCGCCCAACCCGAACATGATGACGAAGATCGGGGCGGACAACCCGGACAACATCTACATGCGGGCCAACATCTCCGGTAAGTACACCTACCGGATCAGCGGCACACGCGGGACCATCCCGCTGATCACATTCGGCTCTCGCGTCAACCGGTACCACATCGACGGCACCATGCTGCAGACCGGGGACCTCCACATCCATGACCTCGAGATCGACCAGCACGGCCGCTTCGAGTTCATCGCGAGCACGGAGAAGCCGGCCGACGGCACCGCTTGGCTGCCGATGGCTCCGGATAGCAACCTGATTTCTGTGCGGCAGACCTACGCGGACCGTCGCAACGAAGTGCCCGGCGAACTGTCGATCGAGTGCTTGAATCCCGACGGCGAGTTCGTTCCGCTGACCGAGGAAGAACTCGGGCAACGTTTCGACCGTGCGATCGGCATGCTGAAGGGTTCGGCGGCGACGTTCCTCGAATGGTCGCGGGAATTCATGCCGCAAGCCAACGAGATTTTCGACCGCGGCCAGGAGCAGTTCCAGAAGGCCGGGGGCGACCCGACGATCTTCTACTTCCACGGCTATTGGAAGCTCGCCGAGGACGAGGCGTGGGTGATCGAGACCGAGATTCCCAACTGCGAGTACTACAACTTCGTGCTGCAGAACTTCTGGGTGGAGTCGCTCGACTACCACCGGGCGAACATCTACATCAACAACCACACCGCGAAACTCAACGACGACGGAACGCTCACGATCGTGGTCGCGGCCAAGGATCCCGGGTACGGGAACTGGATCAGCACCGACGGCCACACCGAGGGCACGTGGGCGATGCGCTGGATCAAGGCGGACTCGCACCCCATCCCGACCGCCAAGGTCGTGAAGATCTGA
- a CDS encoding ABC transporter substrate-binding protein translates to MRNPTFRPSRLLWGALTAVTVLLAGCAGGDADATADGAQRQAGYVGAPSATAEPVAGGSLTFGSYSLPTVLDPARTQATGSTGGTEMAAIYDTLVRHDFDSRTFVPQLAESLDSSDDLDTYTVTLRPGTRFSDGSVLDARAVKWSIERFVAAKADASQTWTNIVDAIDTPDDRTVVFGLKRPWGDFPVLLSTGAGMIVGVGSEKDGAFSPVGAGPFTVTKFAPREELLLTARDDYIGGRPPLDTLRFLPTAGAQAQYESMRSGQFEMTYILRDEQVIGRVLGDGYAGFLSPTGQNGIGVINSRPGRPGADVRVRQAIAYGVDPEAIDQRANAGLGTASSELVPEGSRWYSGTEGIRFDPDRARQLLDEAKADGFDGHISYLSTHDPGQQATALTVQAALQSVGFDVTVDYATDTTDLVRKVYRDHDFDLTRGGAPIGEEAPFVNLYGSMGSDSRNNATGFADPEMDRLLRAVQTAPTDDDKRNAIGDVQRYANRTVPYVLWGPAAVLTAWEPTVHGVERTVTDIMLLGTAWKSAA, encoded by the coding sequence GTGCGCAACCCGACCTTCCGGCCCTCTCGACTGTTGTGGGGTGCACTCACCGCGGTCACCGTCCTGCTCGCGGGATGCGCGGGCGGCGACGCGGACGCCACCGCGGACGGCGCGCAGCGGCAGGCCGGCTACGTCGGCGCCCCGAGCGCCACCGCCGAACCCGTTGCGGGCGGCTCGCTCACGTTCGGATCCTATTCGCTCCCGACGGTGCTCGATCCCGCGCGGACGCAGGCGACCGGGTCGACGGGCGGCACCGAGATGGCGGCGATCTACGACACCCTCGTCCGCCACGACTTCGACAGCCGCACCTTCGTGCCGCAGCTGGCGGAATCGCTCGACAGCAGCGACGACCTCGACACCTACACCGTCACGCTGCGGCCCGGCACCCGGTTCAGCGACGGCAGTGTGCTCGACGCCCGCGCGGTGAAGTGGAGCATCGAGCGATTCGTGGCCGCGAAAGCCGATGCGTCCCAAACGTGGACGAACATCGTGGACGCGATCGACACACCCGACGATCGGACCGTCGTCTTCGGGTTGAAGCGCCCCTGGGGCGACTTCCCGGTGCTGCTGAGCACGGGCGCGGGCATGATCGTGGGTGTGGGTTCGGAGAAGGACGGGGCGTTCTCTCCGGTGGGCGCCGGACCGTTCACGGTGACGAAGTTCGCGCCCCGCGAGGAGTTGCTGCTCACCGCGCGGGACGACTACATCGGTGGGCGGCCCCCGTTGGACACGCTGCGCTTCCTGCCCACGGCCGGAGCCCAGGCGCAGTACGAGTCCATGCGCAGCGGCCAGTTCGAGATGACCTACATCCTGCGCGACGAGCAGGTCATCGGCCGGGTGCTGGGGGACGGATACGCGGGCTTCCTGAGCCCCACGGGCCAGAACGGGATCGGTGTGATCAACAGCCGGCCCGGGCGGCCGGGCGCCGACGTCCGGGTGCGGCAGGCCATCGCGTACGGCGTCGACCCGGAGGCGATCGACCAGCGCGCCAACGCCGGGCTGGGAACGGCCAGTTCGGAACTCGTACCCGAGGGCTCGCGGTGGTACAGCGGGACCGAGGGAATCCGGTTCGACCCGGACCGGGCGCGGCAGCTGCTCGACGAGGCGAAGGCGGACGGATTCGACGGGCACATCTCGTACCTGTCGACCCACGACCCCGGCCAGCAGGCGACCGCGCTGACGGTGCAGGCGGCGCTCCAGTCCGTCGGCTTCGACGTCACCGTCGACTATGCGACCGACACCACCGACCTGGTTCGGAAGGTGTACCGGGACCACGACTTCGACCTCACCCGCGGCGGTGCGCCGATCGGCGAGGAGGCGCCGTTCGTCAATCTCTACGGCAGCATGGGCAGCGATTCGCGCAACAACGCGACCGGATTCGCCGACCCCGAGATGGATCGTCTGCTGCGCGCGGTGCAGACGGCACCCACCGACGACGACAAGCGAAACGCGATCGGGGACGTCCAGCGGTACGCGAACCGGACCGTGCCCTACGTTCTCTGGGGGCCGGCGGCGGTCCTGACCGCGTGGGAGCCCACGGTGCACGGCGTCGAACGCACGGTCACCGACATCATGCTGTTGGGTACCGCCTGGAAATCCGCGGCCTGA
- a CDS encoding decaprenylphospho-beta-D-erythro-pentofuranosid-2-ulose 2-reductase produces the protein MINAVGNPQTLLLLGGTSEIGLAICEEYLKKAPLRVILAALPNDPGRDAAVAQMKAAGATEVDVIDFDALDTESHPKVVDEAWSKGDVDVAIVAFALDGDAEELWQNQRKAVLVANVNYTASVSVGVLVGEKMKAQGFGRIVAMSSVAGERVKRANFVYGSTKAGLDGFYLGLGEALAPFGPKVTVVRPGMVRTKFSAHVKEAPLTVNKEDVAALAVSASDKGKEIVWAPGPFRFVMIVLRHIPRAIFRKLPV, from the coding sequence GTGATCAATGCCGTCGGCAACCCCCAGACCCTGCTCCTGCTCGGTGGCACGTCCGAGATCGGCCTGGCGATCTGCGAGGAGTACCTGAAGAAGGCCCCGCTGCGCGTGATTCTCGCTGCGCTGCCGAACGATCCGGGCCGCGACGCCGCGGTCGCCCAGATGAAGGCCGCGGGCGCCACCGAGGTCGACGTCATCGACTTCGACGCGCTCGACACCGAGAGCCACCCCAAGGTCGTCGACGAGGCGTGGTCCAAGGGCGACGTGGACGTCGCGATCGTGGCGTTCGCGCTCGACGGGGACGCCGAGGAGCTGTGGCAGAACCAGCGCAAGGCCGTGCTGGTCGCGAACGTCAACTACACCGCGTCGGTCTCGGTCGGCGTGCTGGTCGGCGAGAAGATGAAGGCACAGGGCTTCGGCCGCATCGTCGCGATGTCGTCGGTGGCCGGTGAGCGCGTCAAGCGGGCCAACTTCGTCTACGGCTCCACCAAGGCCGGCCTCGACGGCTTCTACCTGGGTCTGGGCGAGGCGCTGGCCCCGTTCGGCCCCAAGGTCACCGTCGTCCGTCCCGGCATGGTGCGCACCAAGTTCAGCGCGCACGTGAAGGAGGCGCCGCTGACGGTGAACAAGGAGGACGTGGCCGCGCTCGCGGTGTCGGCGTCCGACAAGGGCAAGGAAATCGTCTGGGCGCCGGGACCGTTCCGGTTCGTGATGATCGTGCTGCGGCACATCCCCCGCGCGATCTTCCGCAAGCTGCCCGTCTAG
- a CDS encoding FAD-binding oxidoreductase, whose product MSETAEETVHEPLPTQTRTLTGWGRTAPTTAQVLSTPDVELIAKAVAQVAEQNESKPSHLRRGVIARGMGRSYGDPAQNAGGLVVDMNALKRIHNIDANTRLVTVDAGVNLDQLMRAALPFGLWVPVLPGTRQVTVGGAIASDIHGKNHHSAGSFGNHVRSMDLLTADGQIRTLTPGGRNAKLFWATVGGMGLTGIILKATIEMTPTETAYFIADGDVTHTLDETIALHSDGSENNYDYSSAWFDAISPEPKLGRAAVSRGSLAKLDQLPAKLQKNPLKFDAPTLLTFPDIFPNGLANKFNFSAIGEVWFRKAGNYRGKVQNLTQFYHPLDMFGEWNRAYGSNGFLQYQFVVPPEAVGEFKQIIRDIQSSGHYSFLNVFKLFGEGNKAPLSFPMAGWNICVDFRIKPGLNEFVTELDKRVLEFGGRLYTAKDSRTSAETFHAMYPRIAEWIKVRRSVDPTGVFASDMSRRLELQ is encoded by the coding sequence ATGTCCGAGACAGCAGAAGAGACGGTTCACGAGCCGCTCCCCACGCAGACCCGCACCCTCACCGGATGGGGACGCACCGCGCCCACCACCGCGCAGGTGTTGTCCACGCCCGACGTCGAGCTGATCGCCAAGGCGGTCGCGCAGGTGGCGGAGCAGAACGAGTCCAAGCCGTCGCACCTGCGACGCGGTGTCATCGCGCGCGGCATGGGCCGCTCGTACGGTGACCCGGCGCAGAACGCGGGCGGACTCGTCGTCGACATGAACGCGCTGAAGCGGATCCACAACATTGACGCCAACACCCGTCTGGTGACGGTGGACGCCGGCGTCAACCTGGATCAGCTGATGCGTGCCGCGCTGCCGTTCGGCCTGTGGGTCCCGGTGTTGCCGGGCACCCGGCAGGTCACGGTCGGCGGCGCGATCGCGTCCGACATCCACGGCAAGAACCACCACAGCGCCGGCAGCTTCGGCAACCACGTGCGCTCGATGGACCTGCTCACCGCGGACGGTCAGATCCGCACCCTCACCCCGGGCGGCCGGAACGCGAAGCTGTTCTGGGCCACGGTCGGCGGCATGGGCCTGACCGGCATCATCCTCAAGGCCACGATCGAGATGACGCCGACGGAGACCGCGTACTTCATCGCGGACGGCGACGTCACCCACACGCTCGACGAGACCATCGCGCTGCACAGCGACGGCAGCGAGAACAATTACGACTACTCGAGCGCGTGGTTCGACGCCATCTCGCCCGAGCCCAAGCTCGGCCGGGCCGCGGTGTCCCGCGGCAGTCTCGCCAAGCTCGATCAGCTGCCTGCGAAGCTGCAGAAGAACCCGCTCAAGTTCGACGCGCCGACGCTGCTGACGTTCCCGGACATCTTCCCCAACGGGCTGGCGAACAAGTTCAACTTCTCGGCGATCGGCGAGGTCTGGTTCCGCAAGGCCGGCAACTACCGCGGCAAGGTGCAGAATCTGACGCAGTTCTACCACCCGCTCGACATGTTCGGTGAATGGAACCGCGCGTACGGCTCCAACGGATTCCTGCAGTACCAGTTCGTGGTGCCGCCGGAGGCCGTGGGCGAGTTCAAGCAGATCATCCGCGACATCCAGTCGTCGGGCCACTACTCGTTCCTCAACGTGTTCAAGCTGTTCGGCGAGGGCAACAAGGCGCCGCTGAGCTTCCCGATGGCCGGCTGGAACATCTGCGTCGACTTCCGGATCAAGCCGGGACTCAACGAGTTCGTCACCGAGCTCGACAAGCGGGTGCTCGAGTTCGGTGGCCGGCTGTACACCGCGAAGGACTCGCGGACCTCGGCCGAGACGTTCCACGCCATGTACCCCCGGATCGCCGAGTGGATCAAGGTCCGCCGATCCGTCGACCCCACAGGCGTTTTCGCCTCCGACATGTCCAGAAGGTTGGAACTGCAGTGA
- a CDS encoding GtrA family protein → MSGSPHAHDPHAPLPVEIPVTDSTADQALDLKTQIVRFVLTGGLSAVVDFGLYVLLLAAGLPVPVAKSISFVAGTTTAYLINRRWTFKAEPSRSRFVAVVVLYALTFAVQVGLNQVMYHVFPDEWWRVPLAFVVAQGTATVINFVVQRAVIFKIR, encoded by the coding sequence GTGTCCGGAAGCCCTCACGCCCACGATCCGCACGCCCCGCTGCCGGTCGAGATCCCCGTCACCGACTCCACCGCCGACCAGGCGCTGGATCTGAAGACGCAGATCGTGCGCTTCGTGCTCACGGGCGGGCTGTCGGCCGTCGTGGATTTCGGGCTGTACGTGCTGCTGCTCGCGGCGGGTCTGCCGGTGCCGGTCGCGAAGTCGATCAGCTTCGTCGCCGGCACCACCACCGCGTACCTCATCAACCGGCGCTGGACGTTCAAGGCCGAGCCGAGCCGGTCCCGGTTCGTCGCGGTGGTGGTGTTGTACGCGCTCACGTTCGCGGTGCAGGTCGGCCTCAACCAGGTGATGTACCACGTCTTCCCCGACGAGTGGTGGCGCGTGCCGCTGGCCTTCGTCGTCGCGCAGGGCACGGCGACCGTCATCAATTTCGTGGTCCAGCGCGCGGTCATCTTCAAGATCCGATAG
- a CDS encoding LLM class F420-dependent oxidoreductase: protein MRYGISLFTSDRGITPAAAAQAVEQCGFDAFYVPEHTHIPVNRASDHPGTGTAELPDDRYMRTLDPWVALGTAASVTSRIRLGTSVALPLEHDPITLAKTIASLDHLSGGRVTFGVGYGWNAEELADHGIDPKRRRTALREYLEAMQALWTQEEASYDGQFVTFGPSWAWPKPVQQPRPPVLVGAGASEKTFAWIARSADGWITTPIEQDIEDNVTLLRKTWADAGRAGRPEVVVLAGKPDADKLARWRDLGVSEALFGMPDADEAQVVAYLQRLAGKLDIGG, encoded by the coding sequence GTGCGCTACGGCATCAGCCTGTTCACCAGTGATCGCGGCATCACTCCGGCGGCGGCCGCCCAGGCCGTCGAGCAGTGCGGGTTCGACGCGTTCTACGTGCCCGAACACACCCACATCCCGGTCAACCGGGCGTCCGACCATCCCGGCACCGGCACGGCGGAGTTGCCCGACGACCGATACATGCGCACCCTCGACCCGTGGGTCGCGCTGGGCACCGCCGCGTCGGTCACCTCGCGGATCCGGCTCGGCACCTCCGTCGCGTTGCCGCTCGAACACGACCCCATCACCCTCGCCAAGACCATCGCCTCGCTCGACCACCTGTCCGGCGGGCGCGTGACGTTCGGCGTCGGCTACGGCTGGAACGCGGAGGAGCTCGCCGATCACGGCATCGACCCCAAGCGGCGCCGGACCGCGCTGCGCGAATACCTCGAGGCGATGCAGGCGCTGTGGACGCAGGAGGAGGCGTCGTACGACGGGCAGTTCGTGACGTTCGGACCGAGCTGGGCGTGGCCGAAGCCCGTGCAGCAGCCGCGGCCACCGGTCCTCGTCGGGGCCGGTGCGTCGGAGAAGACGTTCGCGTGGATTGCCCGCTCGGCGGACGGCTGGATCACCACTCCCATCGAGCAGGACATCGAGGACAACGTCACGCTGCTGCGCAAGACCTGGGCGGACGCCGGACGCGCCGGCCGGCCCGAGGTCGTCGTGCTCGCCGGCAAGCCGGACGCCGACAAGCTCGCCCGGTGGCGGGACCTCGGGGTGAGCGAGGCGCTGTTCGGGATGCCCGACGCCGACGAGGCCCAGGTGGTCGCCTATCTGCAGCGGCTCGCCGGCAAGCTCGACATCGGCGGCTGA
- a CDS encoding S1C family serine protease, protein MTERGIRRLGAALAVSVAAALALVGIPLEHGTLLQSGALTEPGTVATAPPSTSVVAPAPRPALSPEELAGRVVPTIVTLTARSGLGTTAGTGIVLGARGPDRSSTLVLTNHHVIDGGTDIAATSMRDGSAYAVDVVGYDSSRDLAVLRLPGAATLPAAVLADVGTVRVGDPVTAIGNADGGGVPVSAPGAVTRLGVTVMTRSTTDGSRNELSNLVEVDANVRPGDSGGPLVNAFGEVVGVNSAGNAVDAGAESPPAPTSYAIPIHAAVEFVEQVLAGRSSDTVHIGPTPLLGLAVRDLRDEQTARPAGAQVTLVSLRSPAEGAGLARGDVITQFDGTPVRSAADLETRMVALHPGDRVTLRWTDAAGLPRTGSVVLQAGPPR, encoded by the coding sequence ATGACCGAGAGGGGGATCCGCCGCCTGGGCGCTGCACTGGCAGTGTCGGTCGCGGCGGCCCTCGCCCTCGTCGGCATTCCGCTCGAGCACGGCACCCTGCTCCAATCGGGCGCCCTCACGGAACCCGGGACCGTCGCGACCGCGCCGCCGTCGACCTCGGTCGTCGCACCGGCGCCGCGGCCCGCGCTGTCCCCGGAGGAACTGGCGGGCCGGGTCGTCCCCACGATCGTGACCCTCACCGCGCGGTCCGGACTCGGGACCACCGCGGGCACCGGGATCGTGCTGGGCGCGCGGGGGCCCGACCGGTCGTCGACGCTGGTGCTCACCAACCACCACGTGATCGACGGCGGCACCGACATCGCCGCGACCAGCATGCGCGACGGTTCGGCGTACGCCGTCGACGTGGTCGGCTACGACAGCTCCCGCGACCTCGCGGTACTCCGCCTGCCCGGGGCGGCGACGCTGCCGGCCGCCGTTCTCGCGGACGTCGGGACGGTGCGGGTCGGGGACCCCGTGACCGCGATCGGCAACGCCGACGGCGGGGGCGTGCCGGTGTCGGCGCCGGGCGCGGTCACCCGACTCGGCGTGACGGTGATGACCCGCAGCACCACCGACGGGTCCCGCAACGAACTGTCGAATCTCGTCGAGGTGGACGCGAACGTCCGGCCGGGCGATTCCGGCGGGCCACTCGTGAACGCCTTCGGCGAGGTCGTGGGCGTCAACAGCGCCGGCAACGCGGTCGACGCCGGCGCGGAGTCACCGCCGGCCCCCACGTCGTACGCCATCCCGATCCACGCCGCCGTGGAGTTCGTCGAGCAGGTCCTGGCGGGCCGCTCGTCCGACACGGTCCACATCGGCCCGACGCCGCTACTGGGGCTCGCGGTGCGCGACCTCCGCGACGAACAGACCGCCCGCCCGGCCGGCGCGCAGGTCACGCTGGTGAGCCTGCGCAGCCCCGCGGAGGGCGCGGGGCTGGCGCGCGGCGACGTCATCACCCAGTTCGACGGCACCCCGGTCCGCTCGGCCGCGGACCTGGAGACCCGGATGGTCGCGCTGCACCCCGGGGACCGGGTGACCCTGCGCTGGACCGACGCGGCCGGGCTGCCGCGCACCGGGTCGGTGGTGCTGCAGGCGGGACCACCCCGCTGA
- a CDS encoding dTDP-4-dehydrorhamnose 3,5-epimerase family protein, with amino-acid sequence MEYRELKVPGAWEITPRQFGDHRGVFLEWFKEPGPTGFSSATGRTLDLQQANCSVSAAGVLRGIHFADVPPGQAKYVTCVKGAVLDVVVDVRAGSPTFGQWDAVLLDDADRRAVFVSEGLGHGFLALEDDSTVIYLCSSGYAPEREHEVSPLDPGIGIDWPVVGRDGRPLQWTLSDKDLAAPALRQALDAGLLPRYREGTD; translated from the coding sequence ATGGAGTACCGGGAGTTGAAGGTTCCGGGGGCGTGGGAGATCACGCCCCGACAGTTCGGCGATCACCGTGGGGTGTTCCTCGAATGGTTCAAGGAACCGGGCCCCACCGGCTTCTCCTCGGCGACGGGCCGCACCCTCGACCTGCAGCAGGCCAACTGCTCGGTGTCGGCGGCCGGCGTGCTGCGCGGCATCCACTTCGCCGACGTCCCGCCGGGCCAGGCCAAGTACGTCACCTGCGTCAAGGGCGCGGTGCTCGACGTCGTGGTCGACGTCCGCGCCGGCTCCCCCACGTTCGGGCAGTGGGATGCGGTGCTGCTCGACGACGCCGACCGGCGTGCGGTGTTCGTCTCGGAGGGCCTCGGCCACGGCTTCCTCGCCCTCGAGGACGACTCGACGGTGATCTATCTCTGCTCGTCGGGGTACGCCCCCGAACGGGAACACGAGGTGAGCCCGCTCGACCCGGGCATCGGCATCGACTGGCCGGTCGTCGGCCGAGACGGGCGGCCGCTGCAGTGGACGCTGTCCGACAAGGACCTGGCGGCCCCCGCGCTCCGGCAGGCGCTCGACGCGGGACTGCTACCGCGATACCGGGAGGGAACCGACTGA